Sequence from the Sanguibacter keddieii DSM 10542 genome:
CGGCCGCCGGACCGCGACGTCGACGTCGCGGGCGACGTCGACGAGCACCGAGACGAGTCCCTGCGGGGTCCGGCGCTGGGCGCGGCGGCGCTGGGCGTCGGGCGCACCCTGCGTGCGCTTGCTGCCCTGCGCGCGCTGACCACCCGTGGCCCGCTGCCCGCCCTGGGCACGTCCAGCGCCCTGGGCGCCCTGGGACCGTCGAGCTCCCTGGTCACCTTGGGCTCCCTGGCCCTCCTGAGAACCCTGGGCTCCCTGAGAGCCGTGCTCGCCCCCGGACCGTCTCTGGCCTCGTCGTGCCACGTATCACTCCTTGTCGTTCACCGGACGCCGGCTGAGGGGCGGCGTGAGCAGGGACGGGCGGAACGTCAGGCGAGCTCGATGAGCTCGGCGTAGGAGTCGTTCCAGTGGTCCTCGTCGCCGTCGGGCAGCAGCAGGACACGCTCGGGCGAGAGCGCCTCCACGGCACCGTGGTCGTGGGTGACCATGACGACGGCGCCCTCGTAGGTCTTGAGCGCCCCGAGGATCTCGGCCCGCGACGCAGGGTCGAGGTTGTTGGTGGGCTCGTCGAGCAGGAGCACGTTGGCGCCCGAGACGACGATCGTGGCGAGCGCCAGACGCGTCTTCTCACCGCCGGAGAGCACGTTGGTGCGCTTCTCGGCGTCGTCCCCCGAGAAGAGGAACGACCCGAGGACGGAGCGGACCTCGGTGTCGCTGAGGTCCGGGGCGCTGTGCCGCAGGTTCTCGACGACGGTGGCGTCGAGGTCGAGGGTGTCGTGCTCCTGAGCGTAGTACCCGAGCTTGAGACCGTGGCCGGGGTTGACCGTCCCGCTGTCCGACTCCTCGACACCCGCCAGGATGCGCAGCAGCGTCGTCTTGCCGGCTCCGTTGAGGCCGAGGATGACCACGCGCGAGCCGCGGTCGATCGCGAGGTCGACCCCGGTGAACACCTCCTGCGAGCCGTAGGCCTTGCTGAGGCCCGACGCCGTGAGCGGCGTCTTGCCGCAGGGCGCGGGGGTCGGGAAGCGCAGCTTGGCCACGCGGTCGCTCACGCGCTCGCCCTCGAGGGACGACAGCATGCGCTCGGCGCGCCGGATCATGTTCTGGGCGGCGACGGCCTTGGTGGCCTTCGCGCGCATCTTCTCGGCCTGGACGAGCAGCACGCCCGCCTTCTTCTCGGCGTTCGCGCGCTCACGGCGTCGACGACGCTCGTCGGTCTCGCGCTGCTCGAGGTAGGCGTCCCAGCCGAGGCTGTACTGGTCCATCTCGCCGCGGTTGGCGTCCAGGTGGAACACCTTGTTGACGGTGGCGCGCATGAGCTCGGTGTCGTGGCTGATGACGATGAAGCCGCCGGAGTACGACTTGAGGTACTCGCGCAGCCACATGATCGAGTCGGCGTCGAGGTGGTTGGTGGGCTCGTCGAGGAGCAGAGTGCCCACGCCGGAGAAGAGGATGCGGGCGAGCTCCACGCGGCGGCGCTGACCACCCGAGAGCGTGCCGAGCTGCTGCTCGAGGACACGCTCGGAGAGACCGAGGTTCGAGGCGATGCGCTCGGCCTCGCTCTCGGCGGCGTAGCCGCCGGCTGCGGTGAACCGCTCCTCGAGGCGCGGGTAGCGCTCCATGGCGGCCATCTGCGTCTCTTCGTCTGCCGAGGCCATCTCGCCCTCGGTGTCGCGCATCTGACGGACCAGCTTGTCGAGGCTGCGCGCCGAGAGCACGCGGTCCATGGCGATCATGTCCATGTCGCCGGACTTGGAGTCCTGCGGGAGGTAGCCGATGTCGCCCGTGCGGGTGATCTGGCCGCCGGTGGGCTGCGTCTCCCCCGCGAGGGTCTTGGTGAGGGTCGTCTTGCCGGCACCGTTGCGGCCGACCAGCCCGATCCTGTCGCCAGGTGCGATGCGGAAGGACGCCTCTTCGAGGAGCACGCGGGCTCCGACTCGAAGCTCGACGGCATGGGCAGAGATCACAGGTAGTCCTCCGTAGGATGCCCACAAGACCCGGGGTGAGTCTTGGGGGCGGGCACAAACGCCACCGATCTTATCGGTGTATAGGCTTCCGACGGCACCTGATATCGCCACGGGCTGACCGTGACGGCCTCACCAGGTCTGCCGACCGGCTCCGACGACAGTCCTCTCTGAGGCCTCGGGCGGATGCTGGGCTGGACAGCGGGCGAGGAGTTCGCTGCATCACACCTGCGACCGTGAGGCACCGATGAGCGGCACGACGACCGGACCGACCGAGGA
This genomic interval carries:
- a CDS encoding ABC-F family ATP-binding cassette domain-containing protein; the encoded protein is MISAHAVELRVGARVLLEEASFRIAPGDRIGLVGRNGAGKTTLTKTLAGETQPTGGQITRTGDIGYLPQDSKSGDMDMIAMDRVLSARSLDKLVRQMRDTEGEMASADEETQMAAMERYPRLEERFTAAGGYAAESEAERIASNLGLSERVLEQQLGTLSGGQRRRVELARILFSGVGTLLLDEPTNHLDADSIMWLREYLKSYSGGFIVISHDTELMRATVNKVFHLDANRGEMDQYSLGWDAYLEQRETDERRRRRERANAEKKAGVLLVQAEKMRAKATKAVAAQNMIRRAERMLSSLEGERVSDRVAKLRFPTPAPCGKTPLTASGLSKAYGSQEVFTGVDLAIDRGSRVVILGLNGAGKTTLLRILAGVEESDSGTVNPGHGLKLGYYAQEHDTLDLDATVVENLRHSAPDLSDTEVRSVLGSFLFSGDDAEKRTNVLSGGEKTRLALATIVVSGANVLLLDEPTNNLDPASRAEILGALKTYEGAVVMVTHDHGAVEALSPERVLLLPDGDEDHWNDSYAELIELA